Proteins encoded together in one Hymenobacter monticola window:
- a CDS encoding efflux RND transporter periplasmic adaptor subunit: MKLSSLLAGSVLLAGCAEQQAPQQALAPPALPVQALHTGTETTYQDYPASIEGVVNVEIRPQVAGVLDRILVDEGAAVRKGQPLFKINDAPFREQLNNTVAAQQAAAGAVTSAQVEVDRYAPLVQNKVVSEVQLKTAQAALTVAQANLQRAKAAVNSARINLGYTTITAPVSGYLGRLQTKQGSLVGPTDAQALTQLSDVHEVHTYFALGEDDFITFRNQYAGRTLQEKLTHLPPVALVLSDQSTYPTRGKVDVVAGQFDRTTGSVTLRATFPNADGLLRSGNTGTIRLALPHPNVLLVPAAATVELQDKVFVYAVGDSNRVRRRAITIQGKNGANYLVSEGVKNGERIVLQGVDHLQEGQIIQPTAPAPASVSLTTGKAAAASTL; this comes from the coding sequence ATGAAACTATCTTCTCTTTTAGCTGGCAGCGTGCTGCTGGCGGGCTGCGCGGAGCAACAAGCCCCGCAACAGGCACTGGCTCCGCCGGCCCTGCCGGTACAAGCCCTGCATACCGGCACCGAAACCACCTACCAGGACTACCCGGCCTCCATTGAAGGCGTCGTCAACGTGGAGATTCGCCCGCAGGTAGCGGGGGTGCTCGACCGCATCCTGGTGGATGAGGGCGCGGCGGTGCGCAAAGGCCAGCCGCTGTTTAAAATCAACGACGCGCCCTTCCGCGAGCAACTCAACAATACCGTGGCTGCCCAACAGGCGGCGGCCGGGGCCGTCACCAGCGCCCAGGTAGAAGTGGACCGGTACGCGCCGCTGGTGCAAAACAAGGTCGTATCGGAGGTGCAGCTGAAAACGGCGCAGGCGGCCCTCACCGTGGCCCAGGCCAACCTGCAGCGGGCCAAGGCAGCTGTCAACAGCGCCCGCATCAACCTGGGCTACACCACCATTACGGCGCCCGTGAGCGGCTACTTGGGGCGGCTGCAAACCAAGCAAGGTAGCCTGGTCGGCCCCACCGATGCCCAGGCCCTGACGCAGCTCTCCGACGTGCACGAGGTGCACACCTACTTCGCGCTGGGCGAGGACGACTTCATCACCTTCCGCAACCAGTACGCGGGCCGCACACTGCAGGAAAAGCTCACACACCTACCACCGGTGGCCCTGGTGCTTTCCGACCAAAGCACCTACCCCACGCGGGGCAAGGTGGACGTGGTAGCCGGGCAATTTGACCGCACCACGGGCTCGGTCACGCTGCGGGCCACTTTCCCCAACGCCGACGGCCTGCTGCGCTCGGGCAACACGGGCACCATCCGGCTGGCCCTGCCGCACCCCAACGTGCTACTGGTGCCAGCGGCCGCAACGGTCGAGTTGCAGGACAAAGTATTCGTGTACGCCGTCGGCGACAGCAACCGCGTCCGCCGCCGGGCCATTACCATTCAGGGCAAGAATGGCGCGAATTATCTGGTGAGCGAGGGCGTGAAAAACGGCGAGCGGATTGTGCTGCAAGGCGTCGACCACTTGCAGGAAGGCCAGATTATTCAGCCCACCGCGCCGGCTCCGGCCAGCGTCAGCCTCACCACGGGCAAAGCCGCGGCTGCCTCTACTTTGTAA
- a CDS encoding FAD:protein FMN transferase codes for MTKKPLLILLLLQLLSAGPSRAQTAPSAQRHTFTRSAHLMGSHFTFTVVSADDSAGQRALRAGLLEVRRIDRLMSFWDSTSEVVRINRLAGVRPVAVSPETFDLISRTLRLSQLSDGAFDITFASADKLYKFDRQAHAGLPDSATVRASVRRIGWQKIKLDAAQHTVFLPEKGMRINLAGILQGYGLRRAKQVLDGLGIRGGLLNGSGDIYCWGRQADGSLWRVAIGDPDHPRSVAAWIDVTDMAVVTAGNYEQYFTVAGQVYGHIINPHTGYPSVGLRSVTILCPDVELADGLDEVVFVKGPTAGLAFINGLKSVDCTLITDDNKTLVSKGMKLNYYHGATANQP; via the coding sequence GTGACTAAAAAACCGCTGCTGATTCTGTTGCTGCTGCAGCTGCTGAGCGCCGGGCCCAGCCGCGCCCAAACCGCGCCTTCCGCGCAGCGCCACACGTTCACGCGCAGTGCCCACCTTATGGGTTCGCACTTCACCTTCACGGTGGTGTCCGCCGACGACTCGGCCGGGCAGCGGGCCCTGCGCGCGGGCCTGCTCGAAGTGCGCCGCATCGACCGGCTGATGTCGTTCTGGGACTCGACTTCCGAAGTAGTGCGCATCAACCGCCTGGCGGGCGTGCGGCCGGTGGCCGTGTCGCCCGAAACGTTTGACTTGATAAGCCGCACGCTGCGCCTCTCGCAGCTCAGCGACGGCGCGTTTGACATCACCTTTGCCAGCGCCGACAAGCTGTATAAGTTTGACCGGCAAGCCCACGCCGGCCTGCCCGACTCGGCTACGGTGCGGGCCTCGGTGCGGCGCATCGGCTGGCAGAAAATCAAGCTCGATGCCGCGCAGCATACCGTTTTTCTGCCCGAGAAAGGCATGCGCATCAACCTGGCGGGCATCCTGCAGGGCTACGGCCTGCGCCGGGCCAAGCAGGTGCTTGATGGGTTGGGCATCCGGGGCGGGTTGCTGAATGGCTCGGGCGACATTTACTGCTGGGGCCGGCAGGCCGACGGCTCGCTCTGGCGCGTGGCCATTGGCGACCCCGACCACCCGCGCAGCGTGGCCGCCTGGATTGACGTGACCGACATGGCCGTGGTGACGGCCGGCAACTACGAACAGTACTTCACGGTGGCCGGGCAGGTGTACGGGCACATCATCAACCCGCACACCGGCTACCCGTCGGTGGGTTTGCGCTCGGTCACCATCCTGTGCCCCGACGTGGAGCTAGCCGATGGCCTGGACGAAGTCGTCTTTGTGAAAGGGCCAACGGCCGGGTTGGCGTTCATCAACGGCCTGAAAAGCGTGGATTGTACGTTGATAACCGACGACAACAAAACCCTTGTATCGAAGGGCATGAAGCTGAATTACTACCACGGCGCCACCGCCAACCAGCCTTGA
- a CDS encoding efflux RND transporter permease subunit — MFKVFIERPVLSTVISILLVIVGALALWKLPIQQFPDIAPPAVQVTALYPGANAETLLRSVAPSLEEAINGVEHMVYMSSTASNDGSLVISVNFQLGTDPDQAAVNVQNRVAQATSQLPAEVVQQGVTVAKQQNSFVMLLNLYSDDPKQYDQTFLDNYAQINLVPEIKRISGVGSTVLFGGNRAYSMRIWLKPAQLASYNLTPAEVMAAIQDKNLEAAPGRLGESSQEAFEYVIKYKGKRSQPLDYENMIIRANPDGSMLRLKDVARVELGSASYNSNVRISGKPGINIGVFQAAGSNANELQIAVGQVMKKLEKNLPAGVKQQTMYSTKVALDLSIEQVEHTLVEAFILVFLVVFIFLQDFRSTLIPAIAVPVAIVGTFFFMQVMGFTINLLTLFALVLAIGIVVDDAIVVVEAVHSKLEEGTHSVKEATTSAMSEITGAIISITLVMAAVFLPVGFLEGSTGVFYRQFAFTMAIAIVISAVNALTLSPALAALFLKHTPHDHDAEHPAPSTFKTRFFAGFNRSFERLTSRYVGSIRFLVRHKWVGLSSLVLVVMLTGWLAKRTPTGFIPSEDQGFIAISMALPAGSSLDRSNHIAQEIEQQLQAMPAVDKINLLSGFNILTSSSSSSALTLFVILKPTKERGAVQDINAIMATMREKAATIKGADTFVFTTPTVPGFGNVEGLEVVLQDRTGGSLPKLGQVGQEFIGELMKQPAIGVAFTSFRADYPQLEAEVDEVKAAQLGVSVKAVLQTMQAYFGSAQASDFNRFGKYYRVIVQADQANRADPTALNGAFVKNDRGEMVPLRTLVRLKRVFGPETASRFNLFNSLTINATPKPGYSSGDAIKAVEAVAEKHLPSGYTYEYSGLTREEISSGSQSAVVFLMCLVFVYFLLAAQYESYILPFAVLLSLPAGMVGVFAAIGFAGITNNIYVQVALIMLIGLLAKNAILIVEFALQRRHAGEPLVRAALNASASRLRPILMTSLAFVAGMLPMMGAQGPSALGNHSISIAAAGGMLSGVVLGLFLIPLLFVIFQRLNERLSGTPHAVPARVPAHATVS, encoded by the coding sequence ATGTTTAAGGTATTTATTGAGCGGCCCGTCCTCTCAACCGTCATCTCCATTTTGCTGGTGATAGTGGGGGCGCTGGCCTTGTGGAAGCTGCCCATTCAGCAGTTTCCCGACATTGCGCCTCCGGCCGTGCAGGTCACGGCGCTCTACCCCGGGGCCAACGCCGAAACGCTGCTGCGCTCGGTGGCGCCCTCGCTGGAGGAGGCCATCAACGGCGTGGAGCACATGGTGTACATGAGCTCGACGGCCAGCAACGACGGCTCGCTGGTTATCAGCGTCAACTTCCAGCTGGGTACCGACCCCGACCAGGCGGCCGTGAACGTGCAAAACCGCGTGGCCCAGGCCACCAGCCAGCTGCCGGCCGAGGTGGTGCAGCAGGGCGTGACCGTGGCCAAGCAGCAAAACAGCTTCGTGATGCTGCTCAACCTCTACTCGGACGACCCGAAGCAATACGACCAGACGTTTCTGGACAACTACGCCCAAATCAACCTGGTGCCCGAAATCAAGCGCATCTCGGGCGTGGGGTCGACGGTGCTGTTTGGGGGCAACCGCGCCTACTCCATGCGCATCTGGTTGAAGCCAGCCCAGCTGGCCAGCTACAACCTGACGCCCGCCGAGGTGATGGCCGCCATTCAGGACAAGAACCTGGAGGCCGCCCCCGGCCGCCTGGGCGAAAGCAGCCAGGAAGCCTTTGAGTACGTCATCAAATACAAGGGCAAGCGCAGCCAGCCCCTGGACTACGAAAACATGATTATTCGGGCCAACCCCGACGGTTCGATGCTGCGCCTGAAGGACGTGGCGCGGGTCGAGCTGGGCTCGGCCTCCTACAACAGCAACGTGCGCATTTCGGGCAAGCCGGGCATCAACATCGGCGTGTTTCAGGCGGCCGGCTCCAACGCCAACGAGCTGCAGATTGCCGTGGGCCAGGTGATGAAAAAGCTGGAGAAAAACCTGCCCGCCGGCGTGAAGCAGCAAACGATGTACAGCACCAAAGTGGCGCTGGACTTGTCCATCGAGCAGGTCGAGCACACGCTGGTTGAGGCGTTTATCCTGGTGTTCCTGGTGGTGTTCATCTTCCTGCAGGACTTCCGCTCCACGCTGATTCCGGCCATAGCCGTGCCGGTGGCCATCGTGGGCACGTTCTTCTTCATGCAGGTGATGGGCTTTACCATCAACCTGCTCACGCTCTTTGCCTTGGTGCTGGCCATTGGCATTGTAGTCGACGACGCCATCGTGGTCGTCGAGGCCGTGCACAGCAAGCTGGAAGAGGGCACCCACTCGGTGAAAGAAGCCACCACCAGTGCCATGAGCGAGATTACGGGAGCCATTATTTCGATTACCCTGGTCATGGCCGCCGTGTTTCTGCCGGTGGGCTTTCTGGAAGGCTCGACCGGCGTATTCTACCGGCAGTTTGCCTTCACCATGGCCATTGCCATCGTCATCTCGGCCGTGAACGCGCTGACCCTGAGCCCCGCCCTGGCGGCGCTATTCCTCAAGCACACCCCGCACGACCACGACGCCGAGCACCCCGCGCCCAGCACGTTTAAGACCCGCTTTTTTGCGGGCTTCAACCGCAGCTTCGAGCGGCTGACTTCCCGCTACGTGGGCAGCATCCGGTTTTTGGTGCGCCACAAGTGGGTGGGGCTGAGCAGCCTGGTGCTGGTGGTGATGCTCACTGGCTGGCTGGCCAAGCGCACGCCCACGGGCTTTATCCCGTCCGAAGACCAGGGCTTTATCGCCATTTCCATGGCGCTGCCGGCGGGCTCGTCGCTGGACCGCTCCAACCATATTGCTCAGGAGATTGAGCAGCAGCTGCAAGCCATGCCCGCCGTTGACAAAATCAACTTGCTCAGCGGCTTCAACATTCTGACTTCCTCCAGCTCCTCCTCGGCCCTCACCCTGTTCGTCATCCTGAAGCCCACCAAGGAACGGGGGGCGGTGCAGGACATCAACGCCATCATGGCGACCATGCGCGAGAAGGCGGCCACCATCAAAGGGGCCGATACCTTCGTGTTTACTACGCCCACGGTGCCGGGCTTCGGCAACGTGGAGGGGCTGGAAGTGGTGTTGCAGGACCGCACCGGCGGCTCGCTGCCCAAGCTCGGGCAGGTGGGCCAGGAGTTTATCGGCGAGCTGATGAAGCAGCCCGCCATCGGGGTGGCCTTCACCTCGTTCCGGGCCGACTACCCGCAGCTGGAAGCCGAAGTAGACGAGGTGAAAGCCGCCCAGCTGGGCGTGAGCGTAAAAGCGGTGCTCCAAACCATGCAGGCCTACTTCGGCAGCGCCCAGGCCTCGGACTTCAACCGCTTCGGCAAGTACTACCGCGTCATCGTGCAGGCCGACCAGGCCAACCGCGCCGACCCCACGGCCCTCAACGGGGCCTTCGTGAAGAACGACCGGGGCGAGATGGTGCCCCTGCGCACGCTGGTGCGCCTCAAGCGGGTGTTCGGGCCCGAGACGGCCTCGCGCTTCAACCTCTTCAACTCGCTCACCATCAACGCCACGCCCAAGCCGGGCTACAGCTCCGGCGATGCCATTAAGGCCGTAGAGGCGGTGGCGGAGAAGCACCTGCCTTCGGGCTACACCTACGAGTATTCGGGCCTGACGCGGGAGGAAATTTCGTCGGGCAGCCAGTCGGCCGTCGTGTTTCTGATGTGCCTGGTGTTCGTGTATTTTCTGCTGGCGGCCCAGTACGAGAGCTACATTCTGCCCTTCGCCGTGCTGCTGTCGCTGCCGGCGGGCATGGTGGGGGTATTCGCGGCCATCGGTTTTGCGGGTATTACCAACAACATCTACGTGCAGGTGGCTTTGATTATGCTCATCGGCCTGCTGGCCAAAAACGCCATCCTCATCGTGGAGTTTGCCTTGCAGCGCCGTCACGCGGGCGAGCCGCTGGTGCGGGCCGCCCTCAACGCCTCGGCCTCGCGCCTGCGCCCCATCCTGATGACCTCGCTGGCCTTTGTGGCCGGCATGTTGCCCATGATGGGGGCGCAGGGCCCCTCCGCCCTGGGCAACCATTCCATCAGCATCGCGGCGGCGGGCGGCATGCTCTCGGGCGTGGTGCTGGGCCTGTTCCTCATCCCGCTGCTGTTCGTAATTTTTCAACGCCTCAACGAGCGCCTCAGTGGCACGCCCCACGCCGTCCCGGCCCGGGTGCCGGCCCACGCCACGGTTAGCTAA
- a CDS encoding EVE domain-containing protein: MKHWLVKSEPDKYSWDTFVAEDGTAWTGVRNYQARNNLNLMQPGDLVLYYHSVSEKAVVGIAEVAALAAPDATAEAGSPWVAVQLRPVQPLLRPVALAQIKADARLSELALLRQSRLSVLPVRPEEYDAILALGAK; encoded by the coding sequence TTGAAACACTGGCTCGTTAAATCCGAACCCGACAAATATTCCTGGGACACCTTCGTGGCCGAAGACGGCACGGCCTGGACCGGCGTGCGCAACTACCAGGCCCGCAACAACCTTAACCTGATGCAGCCCGGCGACCTGGTGCTCTACTACCACAGCGTGAGCGAGAAGGCCGTGGTGGGCATTGCCGAAGTAGCGGCCCTGGCCGCTCCCGATGCCACGGCCGAGGCCGGCTCGCCCTGGGTGGCCGTGCAGCTGCGGCCCGTGCAGCCCCTGCTGCGGCCCGTGGCCCTGGCCCAGATTAAAGCCGATGCCCGCTTGAGCGAGCTGGCCTTGCTGCGGCAGTCGCGCCTATCGGTGCTGCCGGTGCGGCCCGAGGAGTACGATGCCATCTTGGCACTGGGAGCAAAATAA
- a CDS encoding thioredoxin family protein, with product MFLRIACSPARALILVLALSAGPALAQKTTIKAKDDKVKTKTTAADGSTSKTKTVAPAAPQPVSPVASAPQTVLPAAAAPAQGLAGADGWVSDLGAAQAQAKATNRPILAVFSGSDWCKPCIIYEQEVFAKPEFAAYAKDKLVLAHFDFPRLKKNQPTAAQLKLNEAAAAQLNREGDFPLAVVLSPEGKVLAKTGYIAGGPAAFEAYLKTVVPTL from the coding sequence ATGTTTCTCCGCATTGCTTGCAGCCCCGCGCGGGCACTTATCCTAGTCCTGGCCCTGAGCGCCGGCCCCGCGTTGGCCCAGAAAACCACCATTAAAGCCAAGGACGACAAAGTCAAAACCAAAACTACGGCGGCCGATGGCAGCACCAGCAAAACCAAAACGGTAGCTCCGGCCGCACCGCAACCCGTTTCGCCCGTGGCTTCGGCTCCGCAAACGGTGCTGCCGGCCGCGGCGGCGCCAGCCCAGGGGTTGGCCGGCGCCGATGGCTGGGTATCGGACCTGGGCGCGGCGCAGGCGCAGGCCAAAGCCACCAACCGGCCCATTCTGGCCGTTTTCTCGGGCTCCGACTGGTGCAAGCCCTGCATTATATACGAGCAGGAAGTGTTTGCCAAGCCGGAGTTTGCCGCTTACGCCAAGGACAAGCTGGTGCTGGCCCACTTCGACTTTCCGCGCCTGAAGAAGAACCAGCCCACGGCCGCCCAGCTCAAGCTGAACGAAGCCGCTGCTGCCCAGCTCAACCGCGAAGGTGATTTTCCGCTGGCCGTGGTGCTTTCGCCCGAGGGCAAAGTTTTGGCCAAAACCGGCTACATCGCCGGCGGCCCGGCGGCCTTTGAGGCGTATTTGAAAACCGTAGTGCCCACGCTGTAG
- a CDS encoding DUF3570 domain-containing protein yields MKTLLLPILALAALATPARAQTGTTQNPNRIDGYGAPVSPSVPVSRAAEETTIDIIGGYYQQDGSHGAVEGGRGTQKLTDVPPAIIVNVPLDTVSRLTANVGADFYASASTDRIDFALSTPSSYDVRFHGDFGYSREHKYKGTIWGVGAGVSKEYDYSSFNVAGSFAKTSRDGNRQLSLAGQVFFDQITLIQPLELRPGYAGSLTGKGDYGSDKRQTYNLSATYSQVLTKRLQAAVSTELVSQNGLLSTPFHRVYFRDNPDLNPEPTPSGDFAARFPTAARIESLPRARFKYPVSLRLNYYATDLVQVRGFYRFYNDDFGIRAHTFEVELPVKVTQFFALYPFYRYHTQTAATYFAPFAQHSVNDTYYTSDYDLSAFSANKVGLGLRYSPVYGITRFRVPGQDGQGRPRVMRLKSLDLRYANYWQTGASTYSAANRADLKANIVSFDLGFAL; encoded by the coding sequence TTGAAAACTCTACTCCTCCCTATTCTTGCCCTCGCGGCCCTGGCAACTCCGGCACGGGCCCAGACCGGCACCACCCAAAACCCCAACCGCATCGACGGCTACGGGGCGCCGGTGAGCCCTTCGGTGCCGGTGAGCCGGGCGGCCGAGGAAACGACCATCGACATCATCGGCGGCTACTACCAGCAGGACGGCAGCCACGGCGCCGTGGAAGGCGGCCGGGGCACCCAGAAGCTGACCGACGTTCCCCCCGCCATCATCGTGAACGTGCCGCTCGACACCGTGAGTCGCCTCACGGCCAATGTGGGGGCCGATTTCTACGCTTCGGCTTCGACCGACCGGATTGACTTTGCGCTGAGCACGCCTTCGAGCTACGACGTGCGCTTCCATGGCGACTTCGGCTACAGCCGCGAGCACAAGTATAAAGGCACGATTTGGGGCGTGGGAGCGGGTGTGTCGAAGGAGTACGACTACTCTTCCTTCAACGTGGCCGGCTCGTTTGCCAAAACCTCCCGCGACGGCAACCGCCAGCTCAGCCTGGCCGGGCAGGTTTTCTTCGACCAGATTACCCTTATTCAGCCGCTGGAATTGCGGCCGGGCTATGCCGGCTCCCTCACCGGCAAGGGCGACTACGGCTCCGACAAGCGCCAGACCTACAACTTATCGGCGACCTACTCGCAGGTGCTCACCAAGCGTCTGCAGGCGGCCGTGAGTACCGAGCTGGTGTCGCAAAACGGGCTGCTGAGCACACCGTTTCACCGGGTGTATTTCCGCGACAACCCTGACCTGAACCCCGAGCCTACGCCGAGTGGCGACTTTGCGGCCCGCTTTCCCACGGCGGCCCGCATCGAAAGCCTACCCCGGGCCCGCTTCAAATACCCCGTGAGCTTGCGCCTGAACTACTACGCCACCGACCTGGTGCAGGTGCGCGGCTTCTACCGGTTCTACAACGATGATTTCGGTATTCGGGCCCACACGTTTGAAGTGGAGCTGCCGGTGAAGGTGACGCAATTTTTCGCGCTTTATCCCTTCTACCGCTACCATACGCAGACGGCGGCTACCTACTTCGCGCCCTTTGCGCAGCATTCCGTCAACGACACGTACTACACGTCGGACTACGACCTGTCGGCCTTCTCGGCCAACAAGGTGGGCCTGGGGCTGCGCTATTCGCCGGTATACGGCATCACGCGCTTCCGCGTGCCGGGCCAAGACGGGCAAGGCCGCCCGCGCGTGATGCGCCTCAAGTCGCTGGATTTGCGCTACGCCAACTACTGGCAAACGGGCGCCAGCACTTACAGCGCCGCCAACCGCGCCGACCTGAAGGCCAACATCGTCAGCTTCGATTTAGGCTTCGCGCTGTGA
- a CDS encoding DUF4252 domain-containing protein produces the protein MLAKLRLPVLFLILLLAGCRAGGPGTPAKTVASFFSKYENRDGFKATEWSADLLQRLALVKAAKLLGGSDLTNGITGIRSARVISFTPTSSSAKELAAQGLRAEAAGILQNNKYDPLSTAGFGGSNYAISTRGSGNSVSEFAALGTLPDVADSFVLVSVQGNFTKSQVEALGKYLPQIVQATSK, from the coding sequence ATGCTTGCCAAACTCCGCCTCCCCGTCCTTTTTCTCATCCTGCTGCTGGCCGGCTGCCGCGCCGGTGGCCCCGGCACGCCCGCCAAAACCGTGGCGTCGTTCTTCTCGAAGTACGAAAACCGCGACGGCTTCAAAGCCACTGAATGGTCGGCCGACCTGCTGCAGCGCCTGGCTCTGGTGAAAGCTGCCAAACTTCTCGGCGGCTCCGACCTCACCAACGGCATCACCGGCATTCGCTCGGCCCGCGTCATCAGCTTCACGCCCACGTCGTCATCGGCCAAAGAGTTGGCCGCGCAAGGCCTGCGAGCCGAAGCCGCTGGCATCCTCCAAAACAACAAGTACGACCCGTTGTCCACGGCCGGCTTCGGCGGCAGCAACTACGCCATTTCCACCCGCGGCTCCGGCAACAGCGTGTCGGAATTTGCCGCCCTCGGCACCCTCCCCGACGTGGCCGATTCCTTCGTGCTGGTGTCGGTACAAGGCAATTTCACCAAGTCGCAAGTGGAGGCGCTAGGCAAGTACCTGCCGCAGATTGTGCAGGCTACAAGCAAGTAG
- a CDS encoding DUF4266 domain-containing protein, with protein sequence MLLLPAGAALPSCVSVAAYQKVYLNDEDMKLATKTVETPETNFESYREGAGGANGGKVGGGCGCN encoded by the coding sequence CTGCTGTTGCTGCCGGCGGGCGCGGCGCTGCCCAGTTGCGTGTCGGTGGCCGCCTACCAGAAAGTTTACCTTAACGACGAGGACATGAAGCTGGCCACCAAAACCGTGGAAACGCCCGAAACCAACTTCGAGAGCTACCGCGAAGGTGCCGGCGGCGCCAACGGCGGCAAGGTGGGCGGCGGCTGCGGGTGCAATTAA
- a CDS encoding TolC family protein, whose product MTTLQNPPRRLLALGLATLLVIAASCNVARNIPLPTLPLPATYRTAPTADTASIAGLPWRSFFAEPALQQLLDSATVRNNDLQLALRNIASAEATLKQARWGNVPAVSLQAGVTTNRPSGNSLNGISLSQFLGTKHIEDYNLAAAVSWEADIWGKIRNRTAEARAAYLQSQEARKAVQTQVVAQVAQGYYNLLLLDTQLAVARRNVALTDSTLRFTRLQFTAGQVTALAVQQVEAQRLLAAGLIPQFEQGITVQENALSILAGRLPGGIRRSGNLLALQVPVVAAAGVPAALLARRPDVRTAELALDRANAAVGYTKAALYPTLSITAQGGLNAFQASNWFSVPASLFGLATGGLTQPLLQRRALRTQYELAQLDRERTVIQFRQQVLVAVGEVSDALGQVARTQTQQTIATDRVRALRLATNSAGQLFRSGLASYLEVITAQSNALQSELELASLKRSQLEANVELYRAVGGGWQ is encoded by the coding sequence ATGACTACTCTTCAAAATCCACCCCGGCGCCTGCTGGCGCTGGGGCTAGCCACTCTGCTGGTTATCGCCGCCTCGTGCAACGTGGCCAGGAACATTCCGCTGCCCACGCTGCCGCTGCCCGCCACCTACCGCACGGCCCCCACCGCCGATACGGCTTCCATTGCGGGCCTGCCGTGGCGCAGCTTCTTCGCCGAGCCGGCCTTGCAGCAGCTGCTCGACAGCGCCACCGTGCGCAACAACGACTTGCAGCTGGCGCTGCGCAACATCGCCTCGGCCGAGGCCACCCTCAAGCAGGCCCGCTGGGGCAACGTGCCGGCCGTGAGCTTGCAGGCCGGCGTGACCACCAACCGGCCTTCGGGCAACAGCCTGAACGGCATTTCCCTTAGCCAGTTCCTGGGCACCAAGCACATCGAAGACTACAACCTGGCGGCGGCCGTAAGCTGGGAGGCCGACATCTGGGGCAAAATCCGCAACCGCACGGCCGAGGCCCGGGCCGCCTACCTGCAAAGCCAGGAAGCCCGCAAGGCAGTGCAAACCCAGGTGGTGGCCCAGGTAGCCCAGGGCTACTACAACCTCTTGCTGCTGGACACCCAGCTGGCCGTGGCCCGGCGCAACGTGGCGCTCACCGACAGCACCTTGCGCTTTACCCGCCTGCAGTTCACGGCCGGCCAGGTCACGGCGCTGGCCGTGCAGCAGGTGGAGGCGCAGCGCCTGCTGGCGGCCGGCCTCATCCCGCAGTTCGAGCAAGGCATCACGGTGCAGGAAAACGCCCTGAGCATCCTGGCCGGGCGCCTGCCGGGCGGCATCCGCCGCAGCGGCAACTTACTGGCGCTGCAGGTGCCGGTGGTGGCCGCGGCCGGCGTGCCAGCGGCCCTGCTGGCCCGGCGGCCCGACGTGCGCACCGCCGAGCTGGCCCTCGACCGGGCCAACGCCGCGGTGGGCTACACCAAAGCCGCGCTCTACCCCACGCTTTCCATCACCGCCCAAGGCGGCCTCAATGCCTTCCAGGCCAGCAACTGGTTTAGTGTGCCCGCCTCGTTGTTTGGCCTAGCCACCGGGGGTCTCACGCAGCCACTGCTACAGCGGCGCGCCCTGCGCACGCAGTACGAGCTGGCCCAGCTAGACCGGGAACGCACCGTTATTCAGTTCCGGCAGCAAGTACTGGTGGCCGTCGGCGAGGTTTCCGACGCCCTGGGGCAGGTAGCGCGCACTCAGACCCAGCAAACCATCGCCACCGACCGGGTGCGGGCCCTGCGACTGGCCACCAACAGCGCCGGTCAGCTTTTCCGCAGCGGCCTGGCCAGCTACCTGGAAGTCATTACAGCCCAAAGCAACGCCCTGCAAAGCGAGTTGGAGCTGGCTTCTCTGAAGCGCAGCCAGCTGGAAGCCAATGTGGAACTGTATCGGGCCGTGGGCGGCGGCTGGCAGTAA
- a CDS encoding ArsR/SmtB family transcription factor: MNTKNASVNTNSLVKLAKALSDPTRQRLLQEIAKGDIAVCADLFQYVPISQPSMSQHLKALSEAGLIESHKEGRNMCMSINAEKLKELEDFLQLLKPAAIKA; the protein is encoded by the coding sequence ATGAATACAAAAAACGCCTCCGTGAACACCAATTCCCTCGTCAAATTAGCCAAAGCCCTGAGCGACCCCACCCGGCAGCGCCTCTTGCAGGAAATTGCCAAAGGGGATATCGCCGTGTGTGCCGACTTGTTTCAATACGTGCCCATCAGCCAGCCTTCCATGTCCCAGCACCTCAAAGCCCTCTCCGAGGCGGGCTTGATTGAGTCGCACAAAGAAGGCCGGAACATGTGCATGTCCATCAACGCGGAAAAGCTTAAGGAGTTGGAAGACTTCCTGCAACTGCTTAAACCGGCAGCTATTAAAGCTTGA